Proteins from a genomic interval of Streptomyces sp. Tu6071:
- a CDS encoding SDR family oxidoreductase, with product MDVMDHTTREQRRTADERPLAGRIALVAGATRGLGRAIAVALGAAGATVYVTGRTTRAHTSEVGRPQETIEETGELVTAAGGTGIAVPTDHLDEERARALFARIEADHGRLDILVNDLWGGEHLVAEHVFGKKSWETPLADGLRMLDLGVRSHVITAGLALPLLIRSDGPVHIEVTDGTAEFNERFRDNLYFDIAKTTPHRIAFALSEELAPFNGTALSVSPGFLRSEQMLSFFGVTEENWREAVAQEPHFAIAESPHYLARGLAALAADPQRARWSGTSASSAELASAYDLTDVDGSRPDSFAYFKDVVFGGKKGVPEDYR from the coding sequence ATGGACGTCATGGACCACACCACGCGGGAACAGCGGCGGACGGCGGACGAACGTCCCCTCGCCGGCAGGATCGCGCTCGTCGCCGGAGCGACGCGCGGGCTCGGCAGGGCCATCGCCGTCGCGCTCGGCGCGGCGGGGGCGACCGTCTATGTGACGGGTCGCACGACCCGTGCGCACACGAGCGAGGTCGGGCGACCGCAGGAGACGATCGAGGAGACCGGTGAACTCGTCACGGCCGCCGGGGGTACCGGGATCGCCGTACCGACCGACCATCTCGACGAGGAGCGGGCCCGTGCGCTCTTCGCGCGGATCGAGGCGGACCACGGACGGCTCGACATCCTCGTCAACGACCTCTGGGGCGGTGAACACCTCGTCGCGGAGCACGTGTTCGGCAAGAAGAGCTGGGAGACGCCGCTCGCGGACGGCCTGCGCATGCTCGACCTCGGCGTCCGCTCGCACGTCATCACGGCGGGTCTCGCGCTCCCGCTCCTGATCCGCTCGGACGGCCCCGTGCACATCGAAGTCACCGACGGCACGGCCGAGTTCAACGAGCGCTTCCGCGACAACCTGTACTTCGACATCGCCAAGACCACCCCGCACCGCATCGCCTTCGCCCTCTCCGAGGAGCTGGCCCCCTTCAACGGCACCGCGCTCAGCGTGAGTCCGGGCTTCCTGCGCTCCGAGCAGATGCTCTCCTTCTTCGGGGTCACGGAGGAGAACTGGCGCGAAGCCGTCGCCCAGGAACCGCACTTCGCGATCGCCGAGTCCCCCCACTACCTCGCCCGCGGCCTCGCCGCCCTCGCCGCCGACCCCCAGCGCGCCCGCTGGTCGGGCACATCCGCGTCGAGCGCGGAGCTCGCGAGCGCCTACGACCTGACGGACGTGGACGGCAGCCGCCCGGACTCGTTCGCGTATTTCAAGGACGTGGTGTTCGGGGGGAAGAAGGGGGTGCCGGAGGACTACCGATGA
- a CDS encoding NUDIX domain-containing protein: MADRPGIEIPDHRGRTGLDEAGRGLDRNPDVVVEDVALTSQGWHVLRRTRFAYRRKDGRWQTLERETYDRGDGAVVLPYDAERRRVLLTRQFRYPAYVNEHPDGMLVEAAAGLLDADRPEAAIRREAEEELGVRLGPLTHVYDTYMSPGSVTERLHFYAAPYTPADRVSRGGGLAEEGEDIEVLELPFPEALSMIRDGRIADAKTVMLLQWAALEGPFRQ; the protein is encoded by the coding sequence GTGGCGGATCGCCCCGGCATCGAGATCCCCGACCACCGGGGCCGCACCGGCCTCGACGAGGCCGGGCGCGGCCTCGACCGCAACCCGGACGTCGTGGTCGAGGACGTCGCGCTGACCTCGCAAGGGTGGCACGTCCTGCGCCGTACGAGATTCGCGTACCGCCGCAAGGACGGCCGCTGGCAGACCCTGGAGCGCGAGACGTACGACAGGGGCGACGGCGCGGTGGTCCTGCCGTACGACGCCGAGCGCCGACGCGTGCTGCTGACACGCCAGTTCCGCTACCCGGCCTACGTGAACGAGCACCCGGACGGCATGCTGGTCGAGGCGGCGGCGGGGCTGCTCGACGCGGACCGCCCGGAGGCGGCGATCCGCCGGGAGGCGGAGGAGGAACTCGGCGTCCGCCTGGGCCCGTTGACCCACGTCTACGACACGTACATGAGCCCCGGCTCGGTCACCGAACGCCTCCACTTCTACGCGGCCCCGTACACTCCCGCCGACCGCGTGAGCCGGGGCGGCGGCCTGGCGGAGGAGGGAGAGGACATCGAGGTCCTCGAACTCCCCTTCCCGGAGGCCCTGTCGATGATCCGCGACGGCCGCATCGCGGACGCGAAGACGGTCATGCTCCTGCAATGGGCGGCGCTGGAGGGCCCGTTCCGGCAGTGA
- a CDS encoding DeoR/GlpR family DNA-binding transcription regulator: protein MLAAERRDHLLGLLTNEGKIIAKDVAADLGISEDSVRRDLRDLAAEGLCQRVYGGALPVSPAVAGYTARQAVAPDGKRKVAALAARLIRPGGAVILDGGTTALALARALPHELPCTVITHSPTIAAALLDHPRAELFLLGGRLFKHSAVTCGAAAVEAAQNVSADLCLLGVTGVHPEVGLTTGDADEAAMKRALASRAAETYILASSEKIGTASRFRVLPWQKITGLVTDAAPDDPVLAQLVRLGVEILRAE, encoded by the coding sequence ATGCTTGCTGCTGAACGCCGCGATCACCTCCTCGGTCTGCTGACGAACGAGGGCAAGATCATCGCCAAGGACGTCGCCGCCGACCTGGGCATCTCGGAGGACAGCGTGCGCCGCGACCTCCGCGACCTGGCCGCCGAGGGCCTGTGCCAGCGGGTGTACGGGGGTGCCCTTCCCGTCTCGCCCGCCGTCGCCGGGTACACCGCGCGGCAGGCCGTCGCCCCGGACGGCAAGCGGAAGGTCGCCGCGCTCGCCGCGAGGCTCATCCGTCCGGGCGGCGCGGTCATCCTCGACGGCGGCACGACCGCGCTCGCGCTCGCCCGCGCCCTCCCGCACGAACTGCCCTGCACGGTCATCACGCACAGCCCCACGATCGCCGCCGCGCTCCTCGACCACCCGCGTGCCGAACTCTTCCTCCTCGGCGGCCGTCTCTTCAAGCACTCGGCGGTCACGTGCGGGGCCGCCGCCGTCGAGGCCGCGCAGAACGTCTCGGCGGACCTGTGCCTCCTCGGCGTCACCGGGGTCCACCCGGAGGTCGGGCTCACGACGGGCGACGCCGACGAGGCCGCCATGAAACGCGCCCTCGCCTCCCGCGCCGCCGAGACCTACATCCTCGCCTCCTCCGAGAAGATCGGCACCGCGTCCCGCTTCCGCGTCCTGCCCTGGCAGAAGATCACCGGACTCGTCACGGACGCCGCACCCGACGACCCGGTCCTCGCCCAACTCGTGCGCCTGGGTGTGGAGATCCTGCGGGCGGAGTGA
- a CDS encoding histidine phosphatase family protein, with product MPATRFVHLVRHAEPAPDGSGLTARGRGQAELLGERLKRLPLTSLHHGPLPRAAETARIVGERAGVRPEPAETAGDYVPHLPRRDELPPHLADFYLGFLADTTPEEAEAGRALARRATDLYTGPAEGDTVRHDVVVTHNFLVAWLVREALHAPRWRWLGINHSHASLTTIRHTPGRAPCLHVQNDMSHLTPESRWTDAPPEEHV from the coding sequence TTGCCCGCCACCCGCTTCGTGCATCTCGTCCGCCACGCCGAACCCGCGCCCGACGGCAGCGGGCTCACCGCGCGGGGGCGCGGGCAGGCCGAACTCCTCGGCGAGCGGCTGAAACGGCTGCCCCTCACCTCGCTCCACCACGGCCCGCTTCCCCGTGCCGCCGAGACCGCGCGGATCGTCGGCGAGCGCGCCGGAGTGCGGCCCGAGCCCGCCGAGACGGCGGGCGACTACGTACCGCACCTGCCGCGGCGCGACGAACTCCCGCCGCACCTCGCCGACTTCTACCTCGGCTTCCTCGCGGACACGACCCCCGAGGAGGCCGAAGCCGGACGCGCACTCGCGCGCCGGGCGACCGACTTGTACACCGGACCCGCCGAAGGCGACACCGTCCGCCACGACGTCGTCGTCACCCACAACTTCCTCGTCGCCTGGCTCGTCCGGGAAGCCCTCCACGCCCCGCGCTGGCGCTGGCTCGGCATCAACCACTCCCACGCCTCGCTCACCACGATCCGCCACACCCCGGGCCGCGCCCCGTGCCTCCACGTCCAGAACGACATGAGCCACCTCACGCCGGAGTCGCGCTGGACGGACGCCCCGCCGGAGGAGCACGTGTGA
- a CDS encoding MerR family transcriptional regulator, whose product MRIGELSERTGTPRRLLRYYEEQGLIHADRCANGYRSYDPRTEDRVHQIRGLLDAGLPTRVIKQLLPCLDKPREIHFSDATPETLATLEAERARMDERIACLTRNRDAITAYLAAVRAQPCTAPAGP is encoded by the coding sequence ATGCGGATCGGTGAGCTGTCGGAGCGTACGGGGACGCCGCGACGGCTCCTGCGCTACTACGAGGAGCAGGGGCTCATCCACGCCGACCGCTGCGCGAACGGCTACCGCTCCTACGACCCGCGCACGGAGGACCGCGTCCACCAGATCCGGGGCCTGCTCGACGCGGGCCTGCCGACCCGCGTGATCAAACAGCTCCTGCCGTGCCTCGACAAGCCCCGCGAGATCCACTTCTCCGACGCGACCCCGGAGACGCTCGCGACGCTGGAGGCGGAGCGCGCGAGGATGGACGAGCGCATCGCCTGCCTGACGCGCAACAGGGACGCGATCACCGCCTACCTGGCCGCCGTCCGCGCCCAGCCGTGCACCGCGCCCGCCGGGCCTTGA